One Rhododendron vialii isolate Sample 1 chromosome 2a, ASM3025357v1 genomic region harbors:
- the LOC131312613 gene encoding wall-associated receptor kinase-like 8 yields MVDYQWFSDKDIFNVRDMEYVPAVLDWALNGTCNMSESFCGVNAHCLYDNASSSRSAECFCDKGYEGNPYLLSGCQDIDECSDPNLKRCEGFCLNTPGDYNCSCPDGYLSVDFVNGTKIQNICWPEWFRRNNGNSRTKVIIIASTFSSLGALLLLICMWWLYREVNRRKEAKLKEKFFKRNGGLLLQQQLSSDQGNLETTKLFTSKELEKATDNYNANRILGQGGQGTVYKGMLTDGSIVAIKKSKALNEVNLEPFVNEVVILSKINKRNIVKLFGCCLETEVPMLVYEFIPNGNLSQCLRDQNEEFPLTWDLRLQIATEIAGALYYLHSSASIAIYHRDIKSANILLDEKFRAKVSDFGISRSISVDNTHLTTAVQGTFGYLDPEYFQSSQFTEKSDVYSFGVVLVELLTGKKPILSGKSNEGGSLIAYFLLTMKENRLYDILDARVVKEGGEKEILAVANIAKRCLYLNGSSRRTMKEVVMELDGIRMSNGATATVKQSCGNVEYATEDDLTGPQEAVSTSTGSSYRAMDIELPLLLDKSSGSLSLSVGNHNICCF; encoded by the exons ATGGTTGACTACCAATGGTTTAGCGATAAAGACATCTTTAATGTAAGGGATATGGAATATGTTCCTGCAGTGCTGGATTGGGCTTTGAATGGGACGTGCAATATGAGTGAAAGTTTCTGTGGCGTTAATGCTCACTGCTTATACGATAATGCCAGTAGTTCGAGGAGCGCCGAATGCTTTTGTGATAAAGGCTATGAAGGGAACCCTTATCTTCTTAGTGGATGTCAAG ATATTGATGAGTGCAGCGATCCTAATCTCAAACGTTGTGAGGGATTTTGCTTGAATACTCCTGGGGACTACAATTGTTCTTGCCCCGATGGGTATCTCTCTGTTGATTTTGTTAATGGtactaaaatacaaaatatatgCTGGCCGGAATGGTTCCGGCGTAACAACGGCAATTCTCGGACCAAAGTGATTATTATTGCAA GTACTTTCTCAAGTCTGGGAGCTTTACTTCTACTAATTTGTATGTGGTGGTTGTACCGAGAAGTCAATAGAAGAAAGGAAGCAAAGCTCAAGGAAAAATTCTTCAAACGAAATGGTGGTTTGTTATTACAGCAGCAGTTATCATCAGACCAGGGTAATCTTGAGACAACCAAGTTATTCACATCGAAGGAGTTGGAGAAGGCAACAGACAATTACAATGCTAATCGAATCCTTGGCCAGGGAGGCCAAGGGACTGTTTACAAGGGGATGTTAACAGATGGGAGCATCGTAGCgattaaaaagtcaaaagcatTGAATGAAGTCAACCTTGAGCCGTTTGTCAATGAGGTGgtcattttatccaaaataaacaaaagaaatattGTTAAGCTATTTGGATGTTGTTTGGAGACAGAAGTTCCTATGCTGGTTTATGAATTCATCCCTAATGGAAACCTTTCCCAGTGTCTCCGTGACCAAAATGAAGAATTTCCTCTTACCTGGGATTTGCGATTACAGATCGCTACAGAAATTGCAGGAGCTCTATATTACCTTCACTCATCAGCTTCCATAGCCATCTACCATCGGGACATCAAGTCCGCAAACATACTCTTGGATGAAAAATTCAGAGCAAAAGTCTCCGATTTTGGCATTTCAAGGTCAATTTCTGTTGATAACACTCACTTGACCACGGCAGTGCAGGGTACCTTCGGCTACTTGGATCCGGAGTACTTCCAGTCCAGCCAATTCACAGAAAAGAGCGATGTTTACAGCTTTGGGGTGGTACTTGTTGAGCTCCTTACTGGAAAAAAACCGATTTTGTCAGGCAAGTCTAATGAAGGGGGAAGCCTAATAGCATACTTCCTATTGACAATGAAGGAGAACCGGTTGTATGATATTCTCGATGCTCGAGTTGTGAAAGAGGGTGGAGAAAAAGAGATTTTGGCAGTCGCTAATATTGCGAAAAGATGCTTGTACTTGAATGGAAGCAGCAGGCGGACAATGAAAGAGGTGGTAATGGAGTTGGATGGGATCAGAATGTCAAATGGGGCAACCGCCACTGTTAAACAAAGTTGTGGTAACGTAGAGTATGCAACAGAGGATGACCTTACTGGACCTCAGGAGGCTGTTTCTACTTCGACAGGTTCATCTTATCGCGCAATGGATATTGAATTACCTCTGTTACTTGACAAATCCTCTGGCTCACTGTCATTAAGTGTTGGTAATCATAATATCTGTTGTTTTTGA
- the LOC131312620 gene encoding tetrahydroberberine oxidase-like, whose amino-acid sequence MKTPTTSMLSFVFLLLISFSLAASADTHEEFLQCLSLHSPNSTSISKLIYTPNNSSYLSVLNFSIQNLRFTSPSTPKPLVIVTPFDESQIQATVYCSKNHGMQIRVRSGGHDFEGLSYVSNVPFVVLDMINLSSVTIDFESKTAWVESGATIGQLYYRIAEKSKNLGFPAGMCPTVGVGGHFSGGGYGLMLRKYGLAADNVIDARIVDVNGQVLDRKSMGEDLFWAIRGGGGASFGVILAWKVNLVIVPSTVTVFTIAKTLDQNATNLIYKWQHIAPKFPKDLLIRIMIRRVNSSENGKWTIQASFSSLYLGGISNLIPLMQERFPELGLTEEDCTEMSWIESILYFAGFPTDESLDVLLDRTPLTRLYFKAKSDYVKEPIPVFGLGGIWRMFYEYEGELAEMMLIPYGGKMDEIAESAIPFPHRKGNLYKILHVVYSNEEGEEVSQRHISWIRRLYSYMAPYVSRFPRAAYTNYRDLDVGVNNNKGNTSYAQASIWGIKYFKNNFNRLVQVKTKVDPGNFFRNEQSIPPFSAWWKKGD is encoded by the coding sequence ATGAAAACTCCCACTACCTCGAtgctttcatttgtttttctcctcctgatttcattttctttggcaGCTTCGGCTGATACTCATGAGGAGTTTCTTCAATGCCTGTCCCTTCATTCCCCAAACTCAACCTCGATCTCAAAACTAATTTACACCCCAAACAACTCTTCATATTTATCTGTCTTAAACTTCTCCATACAAAACCTTCGGTTCACATCACCGTCAACCCCAAAACCGCTAGTCATTGTCACACCATTCGACGAATCCCAAATTCAGGCAACTGTTTATTGCTCCAAAAACCATGGAATGCAAATTAGGGTTCGAAGTGGCGGACATGACTTTGAGGGCCTTTCGTATGTATCTAATGTCCCTTTTGTTGTTCTTGATATGATAAACCTAAGTTCCGTCACTATTGATTTTGAGAGTAAAACTGCTTGGGTTGAATCTGGGGCAACTATTGGCCAACTTTACTATAGAATTGCCGAGAAAAGTAAAAACCTAGGGTTTCCCGCCGGTATGTGCCCTACTGTGGGTGTCGGTGGTCACTTTAGTGGGGGAGGGTATGGCCTTATGTTGCGAAAATATGGTCTTGCGGCTGATAATGTCATTGATGCTCGAATCGTCGATGTCAATGGACAAGTTCTTGATAGGAAATCCATGGGGGAAGACCTGTTTTGGGCCATTAGAGGTGGTGGGGGTGCTAGTTTTGGAGTTATTCTAGCAtggaaagtaaatttggtcATTGTTCCATCAACTGTGACTGTTTTTACTATTGCCAAGACATTAGACCAAAATGCTACCAATCTTATCTATAAGTGGCAGCATATTGCTCCCAAATTCCCTAAAGATCTACTCATTAGAATCATGATTAGAAGGGTGAATTCTAGTGAAAACGGAAAGTGGACAATCCAAGCCTCTTTTAGCTCCTTGTACCTTGGAGGAATCAGTAACTTGATTCCATTGATGCAAGAACGCTTCCCGGAGTTAGGTTTGACGGAAGAAGACTGCACTGAGATGAGCTGGATCGAATCCATCCTCTATTTCGCGGGTTTTCCCACCGATGAATCCCTTGATGTCCTTTTGGATAGGACTCCTCTCACAAGACTATACTTCAAGGCAAAATCAGACTATGTTAAGGAGCCAATTCCGGTATTTGGATTGGGTGGGATTTGGCGAATGTTTTACGAATATGAGGGGGAACTAGCAGAAATGATGTTGATTCCATATGGTGGAAAGATGGATGAGATTGCGGAGTCTGCAATCCCTTTCCCACACAGAAAGGGAAATCTCTACAAGATCCTGCATGTAGTTTACTCGAATGAAGAAGGGGAAGAGGTATCACAAAGGCATATAAGTTGGATTAGAAGGCTTTACAGTTATATGGCGCCCTATGTTTCTAGATTTCCAAGGGCTGCATATACTAACTATAGAGACCTTGATGTTGGAGTCAACAATAACAAAGGAAACACAAGCTATGCACAAGCAAGCATTTGGGGGATCAAGTATTTCAAGAACAACTTCAACAGATTGGTGCAAGTCAAGACCAAAgttgatcctggaaatttcttTAGAAATGAACAAAGCATTCCTCCTTTCTCGGCATGGTGGAAGAAGGGTGACTAG